In Arachis hypogaea cultivar Tifrunner chromosome 2, arahy.Tifrunner.gnm2.J5K5, whole genome shotgun sequence, a genomic segment contains:
- the LOC112743048 gene encoding putative vesicle-associated membrane protein 726, producing MGQQTLIYSFVARGTVILAEYTEFKGNFQTIASQCLQKLPSSNNRFTYNCDGHTFNYLADNGFTYCVVAIESAGRQLPIAFLERVKDEFSKKYSGGKASTASANSLNREFGPKLKQQMQYCVDHPEEINKLAKVKAQVAEVKGVMMENIEKVLDRGEKIEMLVDKTDNLRSQAQDFRTQGTKMKKKMWIENMKIKLIVFGIALLLVFILFMSICRGFSCLGY from the exons ATGGGGCAGCAAACTTTGATTTACAGTTTTGTAGCCCGTGGCACTGTGATCCTTGCTGAGTATACTGAATTTAAGGGAAATTTTCAAACAATTGCATCTCAGTGCCTTCAAAAGCTTCCTTCCTCCAATAATCGTTTCACCTACAATTGTGATGGCCACACTTTCAATTACCTTGCTGACAATGGCTTCA CCTATTGTGTGGTGGCAATTGAATCTGCTGGTAGACAACTTCCTATTGCTTTCCTTGAGCGTGTCAAGGATGAATTCAGCAAAAAATATAGTGGAGGAAAAGCATCAACTGCTTCAGCTAACAGTCTAAATAGAGAATTTGG GCCAAAATTGAAACAACAAATGCAATATTGTGTTGACCATCCCGAAGAGATCAACAAGCTTGCCAAAGTAAAGGCTCAAGTTGCTGAAGTTAAGGGCGTAATGATGGAAAACATTGAAAAG gTTCTTGATCGTGGAGAGAAGATTGAAATGCTAGTCGATAAGACTGACAATCTTCGCTCACAG GCACAGGATTTCAGAACACAAggaacaaaaatgaaaaagaagatgtggattgaaaatatgaagatcaaattgaTTGTTTTTGGAATCGCCTTATTGTTGGTTTTCATCCTTTTTATGTCAATATGTCGTGGCTTCAGCTGCTTAGGCTATTAA